A stretch of the Vigna radiata var. radiata cultivar VC1973A chromosome 7, Vradiata_ver6, whole genome shotgun sequence genome encodes the following:
- the LOC106767698 gene encoding partner of Y14 and mago, with the protein MSDDERNKQIAELTKTLKEGERLLGPTKRPDGTLRKPIRIRAGYTPQDEVPIYQPKPALLKKEMGSAGPPGYDPDADARPKTKSVKRNERKKEKRLQAAVGKDKNVEGDASEDGGKKESVEALSSLVNDLSVEDSTQQVQDVDKRIRALKKKIRLTEALEQRSDQDLKPEQLEKLAKLEDWRRELKQLEDEKTETTVS; encoded by the exons ATGAGCGACGACGAAAGGAATAAGCAAATAGCGGAGCTAACCAAAACGCTCAAGGAAGGCGAAAGGCTCCTGGGCCCCACAAAACGGCCCGACGGAACCCTCCGAAAGCCCATTCGCATCCGCGCCGGCTACACCCCTCAAGACGAAGTCCCCATTTACCAGCCCAAGCCCGCTCTC CTGAAAAAGGAGATGGGCTCCGCCGGGCCTCCCGGGTACGACCCCGACGCCGATGCGCGGCCCAAAACCAAGTCCGTCAAGAGGAAcgaaagaaagaaggagaagcGGCTCCAG GCTGCGGTTGGAAAAGATAAGAATGTAGAAGGTGATGCGAGTGAAGATGGTGGAAAAAAGGAATCTGTGGAAGCATTGAGCTCCCTTGTGAATGATTTGTCTGTGGAAGATTCCACGCAACAAGTTCAAGATGTAGACAAGAGAATTCGAGCGCTCAAAAAGAAG ATTCGACTTACAGAAGCATTGGAGCAGAGAAGTGATCAAGATCTAAAACCAGAGCAATTGGAAAAGCTAGCAAAACTAGAAGATTGGCGCAGGGAGTTAAAGCAATTGGAGGATGAAAAGACTGAAACAACCGTGTCATGA
- the LOC106768057 gene encoding uncharacterized protein LOC106768057 has product MDVVFELQRGRSFSMEIGYFDTVQEIKEKIQKYQNIPVSQQTLILNGQFLQDNDDPWKVEILHNTSIQLQLSYDKDEKKDSLNSPLTQIHLNMKTGSKTHVVPLEVDVNDTVSRLKEKIREIENVSVPVNRLVLHATTGAELHDHQLLRDCDVSDNSEIEVSYKPSPTVSPASKKLKVMVLPKSGMKKVAVEVNACDNVGELRKELQKLHQRVQFHLPQDGYFFIYKQNVMDDDRSFRWHHVVHGDTIEIFNGSVTGGS; this is encoded by the coding sequence ATGGACGTAGTTTTCGAGCTTCAAAGAGGAAGATCATTCTCCATGGAAATAGGTTATTTCGACACAGTTCAAGAAATCAAAGAGAAGATACAAAAGTATCAAAACATTCCCGTGTCTCAGCAAACACTAATCCTCAATGGCCAATTCCTCCAAGATAACGATGATCCATGGAAGGTCGAAATCCTTCACAACACAAGCATTCAGCTTCAACTTTCCTACGACAAGGACGAGAAGAAGGACTCCCTTAATTCTCCACTCACCCAAATCCACCTCAACATGAAAACCGGATCCAAAACGCACGTCGTTCCTCTCGAAGTGGACGTCAACGACACCGTTTCAAGGCTCAAGGAGAAGATCCGCGAGATTGAAAACGTCTCTGTGCCTGTTAACAGGTTGGTTTTGCATGCAACAACTGGTGCAGAGCTTCATGATCATCAACTCTTGCGAGATTGTGATGTTTCCGATAACAGTGAGATCGAGGTGAGTTATAAGCCGTCACCCACGGTGTCTCCGGCGTCGAAGAAGTTGAAGGTGATGGTGTTACCTAAAAGTGGTATGAAGAAAGTTGCAGTGGAAGTGAATGCATGTGATAACGTGGGAGAGTTGAGGAAGGAGTTGCAGAAGTTGCACCAGAGGGTTCAGTTTCATCTGCCTCAAGATGGGTATTTTTTCATCTATAAACAGAACGTTATGGATGATGATAGATCATTCCGCTGGCACCATGTTGTGCATGGTGATACCATTGAAATCTTCAATGGAAGTGTTACAGGAGGATCatga